A window of Oncorhynchus kisutch isolate 150728-3 linkage group LG10, Okis_V2, whole genome shotgun sequence contains these coding sequences:
- the LOC109898405 gene encoding tRNA N(3)-methylcytidine methyltransferase METTL2-like, whose amino-acid sequence MAAPVTVGGIVEQNITETEQILPESTSGELKRPQFGTRFLTDPRQVFQHNAWDNVEWTEEQEAAAKKKVQENSQPLPQEKQEDFDCRANEYWNEFYTIHENRFFKDRHWLFTEFPELAPQCRLNRDSCIGDDRAEDSEQHGLKQSQGQSSEVTPLAHVDGDYPGSSAMYRILEVGCGVGNTVFPILKTNNDPGLFVYCCDFSSTAVELVKANSEYDPGRCYAFVHDLGDEGAIYPVPEASLDVIVLIFVLSALHPDKMQASISRLARLLKPGGVLLLRDYGRYDMAQLRFKKGRCLSDNFYVRGDGTRVYFFTQDELHDYFSEAGLEKVQNMVDRRLQVNRGKQLTMYRVWIQCKYRKPHTQPPETQE is encoded by the exons ATGGCAGCGCCCGTTACTGTGGGAGGGATCGTGGAGCAAAACATCACTGAAACGGAACAAATATTACCAGAATCCACATCTGGAGAACTGAAAAGACCTCAGTTCGGAACCCGTTTCCTGACAGACCCACGTCAAGTTTTTCAACACAACGCATG GGACAATGTGGAGTGGACAGAGGAGCAAGAGGCAGCTGCCAAGAAGAAGGTCCAGGAAAACAGTCAGCCCCTCCCTCAAGAGAAGCAAG AGGACTTTGACTGCCGGGCGAACGAGTACTGGAATGAATTCTACACCATCCATGAGAATCGCTTCTTCAAAGACCGCCACTGGCTCTTCACAGAGTTCCCTGAGCTGGCCCCACAGTGTCGCCTCAACCGGGACTCCTGTATTGGGGACGATAGAGCTGAGGACAGTGAACAACATGGTCTCAAACAGAGCCAGGGCCAAAGCAGTGAAGTCACCCCTCTGGCCCATGTAGATGGTGACTACCCTGGATCCAGTGCCATGTATCGCATACTGGAG GTTGGCTGTGGTGTTGGAAACACTGTCTTTCCCATTCTGAAGACCAACAA TGACCCTGGACTCTTTGTCTACTGCTGTGATTTCTCCAGCACCGCTGTAGAGCTGGTCAAG GCTAATTCAGAGTATGACCCCGGGCGCTGCTATGCCTTTGTTCATGACCTGGGTGATGAGGGCGCTATTTACCCTGTCCCAGAGGCCAGCCTGGATGTTATAGTGCTCATCTTTGTGCTCTCAGCCCTGCATCCGGACAA GATGCAGGCCTCCATCAGCAGACTGGCTCGGCTGCTGAAGCCTGGAGGAGTGCTGCTGCTCAGGGACTATGGGCGCTATGACATGGCACAGCTACGCTTCAAGAAAG GAAGGTGCTTGTCAGATAACTTTTATGTCCGGGGTGATGGAACACGAGTCTATTTCTTCACTCAAG ATGAGCTACATGACTACTTCAGTGAAGCGGGTCTGGAGAAGGTCCAGAACATGGTGGACCGGCGGCTGCAGGTGAACAGAGGCAAGCAGCTGACCATGTACCGTGTCTGGATCCAATGCAAGTACCGCAAGCCTCATacccaaccaccagagacacaggAGTGA